ATCCTGCGGCTTACTATTACTACGATAACGAGCGTGGGCCGGTGCCATTCGCGCCGGACGCGGAGCACTCGCGGGCGCTTATCAGCGGCAGGACCTTGCAGGCGTTACGCGCCGCAAAGTCGCCGGACGCGACGCTGGCCGGTGAATCCCGCGCGTTATTGCGCGGCATTATCGACTATCAGTTGCGCGGCAAAAAACTCATCAGCCGCGAAATCATGAAATTTCTCGCCGATGGATGACAGCGGTCGCGAAGCACGCGCATGGCTATGACCACGGGTAACAATTTGCGGCTCGGCGTGAACCTGGACCACGTCGCCACCATCCGGCAGGCGCGCTTTACGCCGTATCCGGATGTCATGGAAGCCGTACGGATCTCGGAACGCGCGGGCGCCGACGGTATCACCCTGCATCTGCGCGAAGATAGACGTCACATCCAGCCCGACGACGTTTACGCCGCGCGTGAAATAATCACCACTTCCATGAACCTGGAAATGGCCGCCACCGAGGCGATGATCGCGCTCGCGGTGAATCTGCGCCCGGAATACTGTTGCATCGTGCCGGAGCGCCGCGAAGAGTTGACCACCGAAGGCGGGCTGGATCGGGCCGGCAGCGAACGGCGCCTGACGGAAGCCTGCCGACGCCTCGCGGCGGCCAACGTCAAGGTATCGCTCTTTATCGAGCCGACTATCGCCGCGATAGACGCGGCTCTGGCTATCGGTGGGCCGATAGTCGAGCTTCACACCGGTGCCTATGCGGGGGCGAGCGGCGAACGTCAGGCCCAAGAGCTCGAACGGCTGATACAAACCGCGGCATACGCGGCCGATGCGGGCCTTCAGGTCAATGCCGGGCACGGCCTGCATTGCGCGAACGTCGGTGCTGTCGCCGCCATTCCGCAACTGAAGGAACTCAACATCGGACACGCGATCGTGGCGCGCGCGCTGTTTATCGGTCTGCACGCCGCCGTGGTCGAAATGAAGCGGGCGATGGCAACAGGCCGCGGTCAGG
This portion of the Gammaproteobacteria bacterium genome encodes:
- the pdxJ gene encoding pyridoxine 5'-phosphate synthase, which codes for MTTGNNLRLGVNLDHVATIRQARFTPYPDVMEAVRISERAGADGITLHLREDRRHIQPDDVYAAREIITTSMNLEMAATEAMIALAVNLRPEYCCIVPERREELTTEGGLDRAGSERRLTEACRRLAAANVKVSLFIEPTIAAIDAALAIGGPIVELHTGAYAGASGERQAQELERLIQTAAYAADAGLQVNAGHGLHCANVGAVAAIPQLKELNIGHAIVARALFIGLHAAVVEMKRAMATGRGQEP